From Serratia fonticola:
CTGTCGCGTAAGTAGGGGTAACCCTCTACAAACAACCATTAATTAACTTTTAAAGAGGCATTGTGCTGTGAATATTAACGCAACAATCCTCGGCCAGGCTATCGCGTTCATCCTGTTTGTCTGGTTCTGCATGAAGTATGTATGGCCGCCGATTATGGCAGCCATCGAGAAGCGTCAGAAAGAAATTGCTGATGGCCTCGCTTCTGCAGAACGTGGCAAAAAAGATTTGGACTTAGCGCAGGCCACTGCGACCGACCAGCTGAAAACTGCCAAAGCGGAAGCCCAGGCGATTATTGAGCAAGCAAACAAACGCAAAGCTCAGATCGTGGACGAAGCGAAAGCAGAAGCCGAGCAGGAGCGTAACAAAATCGTCGCGCAGGCTCAGGCTGAGATCGAAGCCGAACGTAAGCGCGCTCGTGAAGAGTTGCGTAAGCAAGTCGCGATGCTGGCAATTGCCGGTGCCGAGAAGATCATCGAACGTTCCGTGGATGAAGCTGCTAACAGCGACATCGTTGATAAACTGGTCGCTGAACTGTAAGGAGGGAGGGGCTGATGTCTGAATTTATCACCGTAGCTCGCCCCTACGCCAAAGCAGCTTTTGACTTTGCCGTTGAGAACCAAAGCGTAGAACGCTGGCAGCAAATGCTGGCGTTTACTGCTGTTGTCACGCGTAATGAACAGATGGCGGAACTGCTTTCCGGTGCTGTCGCACCTGAAACCTTGTCCAACACGTTTATTGCGGTTTGTGGCGATGAGCTCGACGAACATGGCCAGAACTTTATCCGTGTAATGGCCGAAAATGGGCGTTTACTGGTCCTTCCTGCGGTGCTGCAACAGTTCATCGAACTGCGCGCCGCGCTGGAATCCACCGTCGAAGTCGAGGTGCTCTCATCGAGCGCACTGAACGACACACAGCAAGCCAAGATTGTCGCTGCGATGGAAAAACGTCTGTCACGCAAAGTTAAGCTGAATTGCAAAATTGACAAGTCTGTACTGGCCGGTGTCATTATCCGTGCCGGTGATCTGGTGATCGATGGCAGCGTACGTGGCCGTCTCGAGCGCCTGGCAGACGTCTTGCAGTCTTAAGGGGACTGGAGCATGCAACTGAATTCCACCGAAATCAGCGAACTGATCAAGCAGCGCATTGCTCAGTTCAATGTAGTGAGCGAAGCTCACAATGAAGGTACCATCGTTTCCGTCAGCGACGGGATCATCCGCGTACACGGTTTGGCCGAGGTTATGCAGGGCGAAATGATCGCACTGCCAGGCAACCGTTACGCAATTGCATTGAACCTGGAGCGTGACTCTGTAGGTGCCGTGGTCATGGGTCCGTATTCGGATCTGGCCGAAGGCATGAAGGTAAAATGTACCGGCCGTATTCTGGAAGTTCCGGTTGGCCGTGGCCTGCTGGGCCGCGTAGTCAACACTCTGGGCGCACCTATTGATGGTAAAGGCCCGGTTGACAACGACGGTTTCTCTCCGGTTGAAACTATCGCACCTGGCGTTATCGAACGTCAGTCTGTTGATCAGCCAGTACAGACCGGCTACAAATCGGTCGACGCCATGATCCCAATCGGTCGTGGCCAGCGTGAGCTGGTGATCGGCGACCGTCAAACCGGTAAAACCGCCCTGGCGATCGATGCGATCATCAACCAGCGCGATTCCGGTATCAAATGCGTTTACGTGGCTATCGGCCAGAAAGCGTCCACCATCGCTAACGTGGTGCGCAAGCTGGAAGAGCACGGCGCACTGGCCAACACTATCGTGGTTGTGGCTACCGCGTCAGAATCCGCTGCACTGCAATACCTGGCGCCATATGCCGGTTGCGCAATGGGCGAATACTTCCGTGACCGTGGTGAAGATGCGCTGATCGTATACGATGACCTGTCCAAACAGGCCGTTGCTTACCGTCAGATCTCCCTGCTGCTTCGCCGTCCACCAGGTCGTGAAGCTTACCCAGGCGACGTATTCTACCTCCACTCCCGTTTGCTGGAGCGTGCTGCGCGTGTTAACGCCGACTACGTTGAAGCCTTCACCAAAGGTGAAGTCAAAGGCCAAACCGGTTCACTGACCGCTCTGCCGATCATTGAAACCCAGGCGGGTGACGTTTCCGCGTTCGTTCCGACCAACGTAATCTCGATTACCGATGGTCAGATCTTCCTGGAATCCAACCTGTTTAACTCCGGTATTCGTCCGGCGGTTAACCCGGGTATTTCCGTATCCCGTGTGGGTGGTGCAGCACAGACCAAGATCATGAAAAAACTGTCCGGTGGTATTCGTACCGCTCTGGCACAGTATCGTGAACTGGCTGCGTTCTCTCAGTTCGCTTCCGATCTGGACGATGCAACGCGTAAACAGCTGAGCCACGGTCAGAAAGTGACCGAGCTGCTGAAACAGAAACAGTATGCGCCGATGTCCGTCGCACAACAGTCTCTGGTGCTGTTTGCCGCCGAGCGTGGCTACCTGAACGACGTAGAAGTGGCGAAAGTCGTCAGCTTCGAAGCCGCTCTGGTTGCTTTTGCGGACCGCGAGCATGCCGAACTGCTGAACCACATCAACCAAACTGGTGCTTATAACGATGAGATCGAAGGCAAGCTGAAAGGCATCCTCGATACCTTCAAGGCAACCCAGTCCTGGTAACGCATAGCGGCCTGCCGTTGCAAGACGGCAGGCCGCTGGCAATGAGGAGAAGCAGAGATGGCCGGCGCAAAAGAGATACGTAGTAAGATCGCCAGCGTGCAAAACACGCAGAAGATCACTAAAGCGATGGAAATGGTCGCCGCCTCCAAAATGCGTAAATCGCAGGAACGCATGGCGGCCAGCCGTCCTTATGCAGAGACCATGCGCGAGGTGATTGGTCACCTGGCTTTAGGGAATCTGGAATATAAGCACCCGTACCTGGATGAGCGTGACGTTAAGCGCGTCGGGTATCTGGTGGTGTCTACTGACCGTGGTCTCTGTGGCGGCTTGAACATCAACCTGTTCAAGAAGCTGTTGGCAGAGATGAAAGGCTGGTCTGAAAAAGGCGTTGAAGCTGATTTAGCGCTGATTGGCTCAAAAGCGGCCTCTTTCTTTGGTTCCGTGGGCGGCAACGTGGTTGCCCAGGTGACCGGCATGGGGGATAACCCTTCCCTGTCGGATCTGATCGGTCCAGTGAAAGTGATGTTGCAAGCCTACGACGAAGGTCGTTTAGACAAGCTGTACGTTGTCAGCAACAAATTTGTTAATACGATGTCCCAGGAACCGCAGTTACTGCAACTTCTGCCATTGCCACCTTCTGATGACAGTGAACTGAAGAAAAAATCCTGGGATTACCTGTATGAGCCCGATCCAAAAGTGCTGCTTGATACCTTGCTGCGCCGTTATGTGGAATCGCAAGTTTATCAGGGCGTCGTGGAAAACCTGGCCAGCGAGCAGGCCGCACGAATGGTCGCGATGAAAGCCGCAACCGATAACGGCGGTAGCCT
This genomic window contains:
- the atpF gene encoding F0F1 ATP synthase subunit B translates to MNINATILGQAIAFILFVWFCMKYVWPPIMAAIEKRQKEIADGLASAERGKKDLDLAQATATDQLKTAKAEAQAIIEQANKRKAQIVDEAKAEAEQERNKIVAQAQAEIEAERKRAREELRKQVAMLAIAGAEKIIERSVDEAANSDIVDKLVAEL
- the atpH gene encoding F0F1 ATP synthase subunit delta; the protein is MSEFITVARPYAKAAFDFAVENQSVERWQQMLAFTAVVTRNEQMAELLSGAVAPETLSNTFIAVCGDELDEHGQNFIRVMAENGRLLVLPAVLQQFIELRAALESTVEVEVLSSSALNDTQQAKIVAAMEKRLSRKVKLNCKIDKSVLAGVIIRAGDLVIDGSVRGRLERLADVLQS
- the atpA gene encoding F0F1 ATP synthase subunit alpha — protein: MQLNSTEISELIKQRIAQFNVVSEAHNEGTIVSVSDGIIRVHGLAEVMQGEMIALPGNRYAIALNLERDSVGAVVMGPYSDLAEGMKVKCTGRILEVPVGRGLLGRVVNTLGAPIDGKGPVDNDGFSPVETIAPGVIERQSVDQPVQTGYKSVDAMIPIGRGQRELVIGDRQTGKTALAIDAIINQRDSGIKCVYVAIGQKASTIANVVRKLEEHGALANTIVVVATASESAALQYLAPYAGCAMGEYFRDRGEDALIVYDDLSKQAVAYRQISLLLRRPPGREAYPGDVFYLHSRLLERAARVNADYVEAFTKGEVKGQTGSLTALPIIETQAGDVSAFVPTNVISITDGQIFLESNLFNSGIRPAVNPGISVSRVGGAAQTKIMKKLSGGIRTALAQYRELAAFSQFASDLDDATRKQLSHGQKVTELLKQKQYAPMSVAQQSLVLFAAERGYLNDVEVAKVVSFEAALVAFADREHAELLNHINQTGAYNDEIEGKLKGILDTFKATQSW
- the atpG gene encoding F0F1 ATP synthase subunit gamma produces the protein MAGAKEIRSKIASVQNTQKITKAMEMVAASKMRKSQERMAASRPYAETMREVIGHLALGNLEYKHPYLDERDVKRVGYLVVSTDRGLCGGLNINLFKKLLAEMKGWSEKGVEADLALIGSKAASFFGSVGGNVVAQVTGMGDNPSLSDLIGPVKVMLQAYDEGRLDKLYVVSNKFVNTMSQEPQLLQLLPLPPSDDSELKKKSWDYLYEPDPKVLLDTLLRRYVESQVYQGVVENLASEQAARMVAMKAATDNGGSLIKELQLVYNKARQASITQELTEIVSGASAV